Proteins from a genomic interval of bacterium:
- a CDS encoding methyltransferase domain-containing protein, with protein MKKYLWKLRHGAEDDCARQVRAFLEKVPGADYLDCGCSGGAKSLALAGAIGTDRVSGVEIDGESAARAQAAGIAVTRSDLNRELPLPDGAFDAVTALEVIEHLHRPDCFLRELRRLLRPGGYAVLATENLSSWHNIFALVFGWQPFSLAQFSEVRAAIGNPWGLDRGEDWNPALTRPSYRHCLVLSYRGLKELFQGHGFEVEGIKGAGYYPLPPAAGRRAAALDPRHSAFLTFKIRKKPGDE; from the coding sequence ATGAAAAAATATCTCTGGAAACTGAGGCACGGGGCCGAGGACGACTGCGCCCGGCAGGTCCGCGCTTTTCTGGAGAAGGTCCCCGGGGCCGATTACCTGGACTGCGGCTGCTCCGGAGGCGCCAAAAGCCTCGCGCTGGCCGGAGCGATCGGGACGGACCGCGTCTCCGGGGTGGAGATAGACGGGGAGTCGGCAGCGCGGGCGCAGGCCGCCGGGATCGCCGTCACCCGCTCCGATCTCAACCGGGAGCTTCCCCTCCCCGACGGGGCTTTCGACGCGGTTACCGCCCTGGAGGTGATCGAGCACCTCCACCGCCCCGACTGTTTTCTGAGGGAGCTCCGGCGCCTGTTGCGGCCGGGCGGATACGCGGTTCTCGCCACCGAGAACCTCTCCAGCTGGCACAATATCTTCGCCCTCGTCTTCGGCTGGCAGCCGTTCTCTCTGGCCCAGTTCAGCGAGGTTCGGGCCGCGATCGGCAACCCCTGGGGGCTGGACCGGGGAGAGGATTGGAACCCGGCCCTGACCCGTCCCTCCTACCGGCACTGCCTGGTCCTGAGCTACCGGGGTCTGAAAGAACTTTTTCAGGGGCACGGATTCGAGGTGGAAGGAATCAAGGGGGCCGGCTATTACCCGCTCCCGCCCGCCGCCGGCCGCCGGGCGGC